In the Brettanomyces nanus chromosome 1, complete sequence genome, tcttgatttGCACCTCGTAGCATACATCTCTCCAATGGAAAATATCACTACCAGTGGCCAATTTACCAACTCCAACATCAGATGAACCAGATCCGCTCTccgtttcttctttgataccAGCAGGCTTGTCACCGGAAGAATATCCACCCTCCAAATCGGTAGTGGCAGCAGTAGAGGCAGCcaactttttctctttcttcatacGTTTCAAAGTTGATCTCTGAAAGACAATCACTTCACCTTTTTGCATAGCACCTTTGTTGCCTTCGACCAACGCCAAAtaaacaaagaagaagaatacaGCAAAGGCAATAGCAATGCCAACATTTCTCCACCTGTGCGAGTAAGAATATCTGAAAGAATCCCAAACATAGTCAGTACCATTAACATACGTACTACCAGCAACGGAAGACGTAACCGAGCAAACCTTGTTCGCGACATCTGCGTCAGGGTAAGCAGGAACAAAGGCAGAACATGGGAATTCCAAACCGCAGAACTCATTAGTGACCAAGGCCTCAAAGACATAGGCAATGGGGTCAATGTAGTTGATCCAACGAGACCAGCCATGCATAGAAGGAGTAGGAATAACAAAACCAGTATAGATAACCAAAGCCATAAGGATGATTGCCGAAGGAGTCATGGACTCAGAAAGAGTCTTAAAGTAAGAACCAATCGATCGGAAGATATGAGACATCACCAAAGTGGCAATGAAGTTAACTAGcaagtagaagaaaaatgcaCCAGGAGTTCTTCTGAAGTGAACCATGAAATAATAGATAAGGTTGAAAGCAATGCAAGTAAGAACCTTCGGGAACATCTCAGTTATAATAGAGGCAAATGCGTCTGCAGAGGGATGGTACAAAGCATATTTCTTGTGCTTTTCAACGATATCACGAGCTTCATAAAGAGCCATAATCTCGTTAAGGGAGGAAAATGCATTGAACAAAACGGCAAAAAACAAGGAAGCAGTACGATAGTAGAAAGTACTAGTATCAGAGCTCAAATTGTAGAacaatgaagaaagaatcaatCCCATAATGGTATTACCTGTAACGGCAAACAAAGTAACGGATGGATCACCTTTAAAACGCCAGATATCCCTCACTATAATAGTTTTGATTTGCATGCCATAAGAGACACGGAAAGGAGAGGCAGGATTGGTGTGCTTCGACTGTTTGGCAACGATAGCACCATGGTAGTTTTCTTTGGTAGATGGGTCCTCGCAATTTTTGAGGTAGTCATCAATCCTTTCAAGCAACTCGGCATATTCTGAAGACTTTTTCCAGTAAGTCTCAAACTCCTCGGGAAGGCGTGGAACCTTATGTTCCCAACCTTTACGAGCTCTTCTCTCTGCAGGAGAAGTAACGGAGGTAAGGAAGTCAGCGGTAGTCTGTCTTTGGGGACATTCATAACCCATTCTCTCGAAGTACTGCTTTGCAGCGGTACCAGGTCCATTGTAAATCTGTCTACCCTCGTAAAGAACAATAACATTGTCGAATAAGTCATAAGCATCCTGAGAACATTGATAAATAGCGATAAGAGGAGTGGTGTCCAAAAGGGCGGCACtagtcttcaaagccttaATAAATTCCAAGGCAGTGGCTGCATCAAGACCTCTGGTAGCATTATCCCAGCATTGAATGTTGGAGCCACAAAGAGACACCTCAGTAATAGAAACACGCTTTCTCTCACCACCAGAGACCCCACGAACATAATCGTTTCCGACCTTTGTGTTGTAGGTGTGAGAAAGACCATAAGTTGCCATGTAAACCTTGGTCATGTGCTTAAAGTATTGCTCTCTGGTGATACCGGCAGGTCTGTTTTCAGGAGTTCTCATAGCGGCAGCAAATTCTAAAGTTTGTCCCACGGTAAGGTGAGGGAAATGACTGTCAGTCTCTGCAGAGTAAACCACTTCACCACGGTAGTGTTTCTCGATTTCCTTCGAAGACAAACCGTCATAAGAGATAATTGACTTAGAGTCCACCTTAAAACCATGGGTTTGGGCAGAGATGCAACGCAAGAAAGAGGAACAACCTGCACCAGGACGACCCAAGACAACAGTAAGAGTACCAGGTTTAACAAGGCCATCCATAGGTTTCAAAATGTTGAAGTGACGCGACTCGTCATGTGAACGAAAAAGATTGAAATAAGCATCCCTCGTTAACTTATAAAGAATACTGGCAACAGTAGGCTGGAAATCGGCATCGGAAGAAATACCCTTAGCACAAAGGTCCTTGTATGCGACACCAAGAGAGGAGGGTCTGAAATACTCCTCATCGCTTTGCATCAACTTTCGCATATTCTTAACCCAGAATCGGGAGTCAAAATCATCCGAATCCGGATTCAATTTCGGATCGATGTCGTCGACAGATGAGGCATTGTAAGGAACAACACCGTGAACTTGAGACATGGAAGTTATGGTTCTAAGCAACTCGCTGGCCACAGTACCGGTACCAACAGCACCAGTAGTAGTCTGACTTAGTTGACCACCATCTTCGGTTGAGGCTAAACTTTGATGAGTAAGTTCTCTAGCCAACTGACGAACAGTTTCTTCGGCGTTCCCATCGAATCCGTGATAGGAATAAGTTTCTGAGCCCTGGTCACCTTCAGGAGATACCCGGATCTTTTGCTCTGAAGACTGATCAGTATCTGACATGTTTGAACGCaagaaagatattgatgaaatagTCACAAAAAAGAACtagaagaacagaaaggagaaaaaacAAGACAAAACATACAGCGCCACCTATTTCAAGATCCAGAGATAATCACTTCTTTATATTGATTCTGTTTGTTAATGCTTCCAGCTTATCTGAATGACTGAGGTTCCGAGCGATTCGAGTTCCCGAGACGCAAGGCCAaagcaagaaagaaaaattttataAAAATTataaacaaaaaaaaaaaaaaaaccgatattaaaagaaataaaaatggccaaaaagaaaagatattaACGAACTGGGGACAAATTTTAAGGCGCAATTGCTTACGTGGTTTTTCAGCCTGCTACGCGCCATAGTAAATTCATATAAAAGATGCTGCCCGGTGAAGTTTAGAGGCTTTACAGTCGGGTCTTATTTCCTTACGGCCTATTTTCTCGGCTGTAAATTATTTATACCCGTATATAAAGAGGAAGCACCATCAGCAATCATACCTGAGTAGCTACCAAGGCATTATGAAGGTAAAATCGATGCCAGATTTATTATCTACTACCTATTGCTCCTTCAATATAGACCCTGGAGCTCTGCTTATGGTTTTAAAAAATGAAGGCTAGTAGGGATTTTGTGCTGATTCAGTTAATCCGGATGCATATGTAGCCGaataatgataatgatTGTCTCTTTGGAAGCTGTCTTGGTCGTTCCAAATATAGTTTGATGTGTTACAGCCATCTATCTAATCTTCAGTTGCAACACTTACCTTGCTCAATCGGAGCTTCATTAAATACCGCTCTCTAAAAGTACCGGATCGTTTTAGATTTCATGTGCTTCCGAGAttgaaaaacaaaaaaaagaaacttctAGTGCACGTTTCTGTTGCATtattcaaaaaagaaacctAGCGCATCAACAATTTTTGTCCTCTATACATTTGCTtcattgtttcttttttgctCCTATTTATATTTGgcatttcatcttcttatgATGTACTCTCCAACCTTCTTCTAAACAGCTACAATAACCATAATTAGGTGTCGTTTCTAGCGTTTTCTCGGGAGGGGGCGGAGGTAGCTTGAGCTTCCGAGTGATAAAATTCATAGATTACCGGTAGTTCTGGCTTATGTAGTAGtatccttttctcttcttcctctcaAGACAAAACAGTGGCTTTGCTTCGAGTTGGTTCGGATATAAGATGTGAAAATTTCCATATATCCGTAAAATATCTGACTTGAAacttttctctctccatAATAACGCTTCGGCATCGCGCTATACCGGTAGTATATTACTAATATATATTTTGGCGTCGCTTGCACCGGACTTAAATGGAGATCGGCTTAATTCGAAAAGGGTCTCGGGGATAAATCAAACATAGGTCTGAAATCTCTAACCAAAGGTTGATATTAGCCAAACAATAAGATGACAGATTTAATCATTTAAAGGATACCCAATAAAACCCTAGAAAGGCCCTGCGATAGACACTATATATTTTTGTATCTTGAGAGTCCATGTTGAGTTTCTTTCTATTAATGACAGTTGGTATCTTTCCATCGAACTCAATTTTGAATTTTTGGTCAAACTAAAAAATTTAAAGCTTGGCCTCGTACAATTGAACATTCTCGCATATTCTTTCAACGGCTTACTTTATTTGATTATAGGTGTGCTAAGAAAAATCACATAAATTTGGTTGATGTGGAAAGTAGATTGTCTAGCTAGGCGGAGCTTATTGCAAGTTTCATTTTATCTacttccaaagaaagaaatttgCCGTGATAGTGCATCTATAATTGATTTGTATTTCCGATAATAGTACCGGTGAGAAATTATATCAAGTCCCAAAAGCAGGTTGCTAGATAAAATGAGCTAGGTCGCCTGACCTAATCCAACTCGAGATCCCGCTATAGAGATACGCTTCCTGCCCCTTAGACACAGCATAGTATGTCTTTTGCAGGTAATCGACAGCGAAAAACATGCCTACCCGAAAGGGAAATAATTCGAATGATAAGCGGGTACTCATTAATTTAAGGCCCGCGGCCAATGGTTAAGGCTGCGTGGAAAATTCCGATGATGATAGAAATAAGAGGATTCCACCTTTTGTCAGAATGAATCTCCTGCATATGCTTTCCAACATCTTtaactcttcttttcttatgGATCATTCAAAGAAGCTTGCGAGTCTGACTGAGACCACGCATCTAGCATCCGATAAtagttcttcaagcttGCCATCTGACTACTTATCAGTCGATCTTCCAGGCTTGAGTCTGAAGACTCCAGATACCACCGCCTTCAATGaactcatcaatcttgTAAGGAACTCCTTTCCTGTCTTGATCACATTTCTGATTCAGTACTTGATCCAAATCATGATCTCcatatatttttcaagcAAGTTGGGAGAAGAGTATCTCTCGGCTTGTTCTCTCTCCATCAGCACATTCTATCTCTCGGGTCCGGTGATTTTTAATGGCTTTTCTACATCACTGGACACTCTTTGTTCTACTGCATATGGTGCAAGACATTACCAGTTGGTTGGATTATATTATCAACGATGTACaatcatccttcttttcGCTTTGCTTCCCATAATCACATTTTGGCTCAATGCTCGACCTTTACTATCTGTCATTACTGACGATGAGGTGCTTATCGGTCTCTGTGAACAATACCTAAGGTTAATGCCCTTAGCTGCTCCGGCTATAGTAGTATTTGAATGCTCAAAGAGGTTTCTACAATCACAGAACAAGTTTTCTGTGCCTACTAGGATAACCATCTTGGCCCTACCTTTATCGGTCATTCTTAATGCCAAACTACTTCCTTTGATCCACTTTCTCGGGCCTCCTGTCTCCTTTATTATTACCTATTGGTTTATGTGCATCTCGCTACTTCTTTATATCTTTCTTATCGACGGTTACCAATGCTGGTGTCCAATCTCAAGCGTCACAAAATTATTTATGGGCTGGGGACCGttcatcaatcttggaGTTGCTGGGGTAATGATGATCCTTTCTGAGGCTTTTGCTTTCCAGATACTTACCATTATGTCCACAAGGTTTGGGTTGGATGAGTTGGCTGCACAGTCTGTTGTCAGCACTTTGGCCTCTTTCGCTTTCCAGTTACCATTCTCTGTGGGCATATACTGTTCCACCAGAGTCGCCAATATCATTGGAGCCAAGTCTTTAGATTATAAGGTGGCCATTAAGGTGATGTTGAGTGTGGCTTGTTTTCTTAGCATCCTCAACTTTTCCTGGATGGTGCTTCTCAGACATCCGTTGGCCAGCCTGTTCAGTGAAGATAAGGTTCTAATTGATAGGGTCTGCCACTTGTTCTTGGTAGTTGGATTCAACCAGTTTCTTGACTGCATTAACATCATTTGTGCTGCCATTCTCCGGGGGCAAGGAAGGCAGCGCGTGGGTTCTTGTCTCAGTCTTTTCAGCTACTATATCGTTGCTACACCCTTTGAGATATTGCTAGGCTTCTATTTGAATCTCGAGGTATTTGGCTTATGGCTTGGATTGGCTCTGGGAGTCAGCTTCCTATCACTAAGTGAACTTATAGTGGTaatcaaatcaaactgGGATTTGATAATTAAGAAAAGTGCCGACATCGCATAAAATAGAAAAATCAAATAGCATTGAAGCCCCCCATACATAAATAGATAGATATCAATCAAACTACACCCGATCAACCCCCAAATGAGCCAATGTTCCGAACATAGCAATGGCACCAACCGATGCCCCCAGTAAAGTTGCTTTAAGAGTGGTTGCGAGTCTTCCACGATTATCTTTCTTAGCCTCCTTTCTAACTTCTTTTAAGATCTCTAcaacttcatcaatcttgCCCAACTCGATTTTCCCATCTTTGATgttttcaagatcatcaatagcCTTGTTGACATCGCCCTTACATTCTGTTTTTAACCTCTTAACAGACTCTTCCTTAGCATTATCCACTTCATCAGCCTCGTCTAgtgttcttttcaaaactTTCTTTATGATCGGTGAGCACTCTGGAGCAGAGTCAGAGCATTCGGAAGCCACTTCGATGCACAAATCATTGTCATCTGATTCATCTGATGATTCAATCGAATCGACTAAAGAATCTTCGCCTGActcgtcgtcgtcgtcgtcatcttcgtcatcttcgtcatcttcgACATCTTCGACatcttcttgctcttcttgttcttcgtCCTCCTTTGAGCTGTAGTCCCATTCAAACCCATATTGATTGTTAGGAGCTAGATAATCGCAGGGAATGCCCAGAGGTGGATCCCTGATAAATTTTAAGAACGCTTTCGTCTGAATTCGTATAACACCTAACCGGGAGTATCCAGCGCGATACACTAAAAGTTGAACTCTAGAGTGCTTCAAAAATCGAACTAAACTCTCTTTGATACATATGCTTGAAGTgggatgatgatgatcctTAGAGAGGGCTAGACCAATAATATCACCCTCTTGCAACTTCATTGGTTTTCCGGGAGTCAGCGTGATATAATCTGGATCACTCAATCTGAAAAGTCCAACACCATGGCTAGAGCAATCCTCCAACGTGATTGCATTTGAATCATTTGGAAGTGGACTCACTCTCAATAAAGCATGCTTCATACTAATTGAAGGATTCGTGAAAAACAGGTTGTCATCTCCAGCCATTCTCTCACAATTTGGTAGATGAGGGTTTTGTGATGCTCTTCCAATAATAGTAGGGCTGCTAGACGAAAAAGACACATCTCTCACAGGGTAAATTTCATGGTCATTGTCATACAAGATAGAAGGAAAATAGTCTGGATCAACCGATGACATTTTGTTTGTTATTGAGatgatagagaaaagaaaaagtgatatgttagaaagagaaagacgTGGAAATGGGAGTGAGTCAAGGCCGCTTGTAGCCTTTTTCCTACCACTgttttttattttttattttttgttttgcCGCTTGCCCCCCTTATCGCGATAAAGATAGGGAGGGATATTAAGTATGCGGAGAAATAGAGTGGAaagtggaaagaaagaacattGGAGAAGGGGCTATTCCTActtatttctttgacaaCGAGAATAGGATTCAACGGCTTTGATAAAGGCTGGAAAAGTTGCAGGAGGTCTGAACGAATAGAAATGTTGCAGATTTAACTTGTCAGGGCTCAAGGGCAGTCCATCTAGGGAGTATCTCTGCTGTCTTTCTGATGCGTACTTGATGAGGACTTCTGGAGAAGGAGTGATATTCTCAAGGCTTTGCGCTAACTCTTCCATCTTAGTGAATTCTTCAGAGGTCCAATCGTAAGTTTCTGTCTGTACTTTTTGTTTGATGAGTTCAATTAAAGGCTGATAATCTGTATCATCGTGATTGGATGTTAGAAATACGGTAAGATGTGAGGGGTAATCATCCTGATGTAACAAGCCACCTGAAAAGCTAGCGCTGTTGGCCAGAAAAGGACATCCAGATACAGGAGTTGGCTGTAATGGTGTCAAATTGTCTTCTTGGTAGTTGTCATCGTAAATGAAATCACTCAAAGTCTTAACCTGTTTGGTAGCAACATTGACAAATTGAATGGCGTCAGGGAAACAACACCTATCCTTAGATCTGCTGGCTAGATCAAGGCTGCTCAATTCTGTCTGAACCAATGAAACCAATGCATCCAAGTTTTTCCAAGTATAGCCGttaatttcttgaagaacaataTTTGGAATACCCAAGCAGGTCGTCCAAACAATGATTCGAGCCGCCTCGGTACATACCCTCATGATTTCTGTGGCCTTGTGAGTGTGCTGGATGGCAGACCATTCAGCACGAGCTCTAAGAGCGTTGGAAGTATCACTTTTCTCAGGAATCACAATCTTCTTATCAGCAGTGAGATATGGAGTCGGGATCTCCGGTGGAGGAGGTATTACTAGGGGAAATAGATTGAAAATGACACCGATGACAGAAGGCAGAGGACCTTTGCCAGCGGCAATTCGAATGAGTTTCCGATTTGGGGGAGTTACAGCTTGCAAGGACTTTCTCAAGGCATGGTTGGCGACTTTTGTAACAAGACGAGTAGGAATAGACCGAATAGACCAGAGCGAGGGCATCTTTGGTGACCTTTTTGAAGACTTTTTTGACCATAAAGAATATTGATCAACTcctccatcatcatcattgagTCCCAAGATAACCACAAACCCCCATAAATAAGTATGGACAATGAAAATCGCATCTTGTACGAATTTCTGTATCTTAAGATAATACCAGTAGGCAATAAAGAGATAGGAGAGAAGCCTTCTACGGGAATCGAACAGAAGTATTGACAAAGTTCCACCATCCTTAATGAGCTGTACATTAGAACCAGAAAGCATAGGTCTAATAGTTCTGTCCAAAACTCCCAAGCTTTCCTTTCCGAACATCTTGATCGAGATGAATCTGATGTCACCCGGCCTCAAGGATGGCTTGAGAATGGTGGATTGATTTGAGAGGTCAGTGGAGGCTGAGTTTTCGGGCTGAGTCATAGGGATACTTTAAAAAAGAATAGgcaggaagagaaagaggtggTGGTAATTAAGGGACTACACCTATTTAACCACAGCGGTTCCTTGGCCCCCTGCCCCCATGTTAAAAGATCAATCAAATTTCCTAAACGGGAAATTCGGGATTCCAGCGTTTCCGGCGTGATTTCAGCATTGTCGATGCAATGCTGGTCAATACTGGCCAACGCTGGCCAACGCTGGCTGATCTTAGGTCACATTAAAGTTGAGGGTCTTGAAATGCTTTCTTGAGGTCCTTCTAGgtcctctttcaaagttgagATGTCTAGCTTTTCTTGACTACTTTGAAATGGGAGAAATAAATATTTCAGTTTGCATCGCCCATtaaactttgaaagagtgGAATCTGTCTATCGTTTTTTTCACATTTCTTCATTTACTATATACATTGGATTATGAGTGAATGTGACTTAATCCCATGCAAGGCACAAGCTTGTGCTATACAAGGTAAGATATAATTTTGTCTAGAGAAGTATAATTGAGTACTAACTGTCGCAGACTGCCTTCGGAAAACAGGGTTTGACGAATCTAAATGTACAAGATGCATAGAAGCCCTTTATAGTTGTTGCACACAGTTCTACAAGGAACatggagaagaagcggGATCTCCATGTTGTCCAGAACCTGGATTATTACGGTTCAAGATAAAGCAGAGAAAGCAGGAACAACTAGATGCCAAAAGAATGCAATAGTTTACTATATATAAGAGATGTAAGTTAACAGACCACCGTACCACTAGTAACAGGTGGCACAGGTTAGGGTCGAGTTTAACCGAAGATTAGGTAAAAGAACCCATACTAGCATTGCTCTAAGGCTGCCCGAGCACTATCCAAGtatagaaaagatgaattgTGACTCTAATGGGCGCCTATGGTTGTAAAGAcatgaagaaggaagaaataaTAGTACAAGTTGTACAAGTTATGATGCTGCCTGCCGTTTATatagaaaatttttttcagcACCCCGGGCGCTAGGGGTGGGGGGGGGGAGGTATGCACCGGGGACGAGGTATGCACCGGGGACGAGGTATGCGCCGGGAAATGCACCACAATTATTTACCATATTCATAAGGATCTGGAATAAGGG is a window encoding:
- a CDS encoding uncharacterized protein (EggNog:ENOG41); its protein translation is MSTRFGLDELAAQSVVSTLASFAFQLPFSVGIYCSTRVANIIGAKSLDYKVAIKVMLSVACFLSILNFSWMVLLRHPLASLFSEDKVLIDRVCHLFLVVGFNQFLDCINIICAAILRGQGRQRVGSCLSLFSYYIVATPFEILLGFYLNLEVFGLWLGLALGVSFLSLSELIVVIKSNWDLIIKKSADIA
- a CDS encoding uncharacterized protein (EggNog:ENOG41); translation: MTQPENSASTDLSNQSTILKPSLRPGDIRFISIKMFGKESLGVLDRTIRPMLSGSNVQLIKDGGTLSILLFDSRRRLLSYLFIAYWYYLKIQKFVQDAIFIVHTYLWGFVVILGLNDDDGGVDQYSLWSKKSSKRSPKMPSLWSIRSIPTRLVTKVANHALRKSLQAVTPPNRKLIRIAAGKGPLPSVIGVIFNLFPLVIPPPPEIPTPYLTADKKIVIPEKSDTSNALRARAEWSAIQHTHKATEIMRVCTEAARIIVWTTCLGIPNIVLQEINGYTWKNLDALVSLVQTELSSLDLASRSKDRCCFPDAIQFVNVATKQVKTLSDFIYDDNYQEDNLTPLQPTPVSGCPFLANSASFSGGLLHQDDYPSHLTVFLTSNHDDTDYQPLIELIKQKVQTETYDWTSEEFTKMEELAQSLENITPSPEVLIKYASERQQRYSLDGLPLSPDKLNLQHFYSFRPPATFPAFIKAVESYSRCQRNK